A window of Phoenix dactylifera cultivar Barhee BC4 unplaced genomic scaffold, palm_55x_up_171113_PBpolish2nd_filt_p 000288F, whole genome shotgun sequence contains these coding sequences:
- the LOC103704869 gene encoding protein TPX2-like isoform X1 — MDDDDEMEEAYEEGVFLGFEIDLDYEFDAARYFDLGRAETPADSRAAELWFETAGSYPPSPLVVKMISKKYVPVENVDTHPNLKDSERANPINVQFDDGVGPELPVLYENDKGLEHGCMLESVSKVSSRSVTNGPFSKGSTLMKPTASQLAKQNQPRVNNARRYRKPAAVKSNRNLEDSSSYLHQSAKRQRLERGHLCKIHSARTQLDLVHKVPQKKIGPTDCSTRLPRLKLTIPKEPELETARRALKFRAQRSSNAKHLQEGMVPAAYTFKARPLNRKILEAPSLLLTQKSTPRIPSFKEFNLRTRDRAIQHCSATTSSLGDVTESKRSEHQNSCPSKLLNDDKNAEDSRNMHSMVNARPLNNKEFNFSTTKRCQQPPLTELFNKLSLASDGQQSTASQTRLPLPTHLAAKESKENLITPVQE, encoded by the exons ATGGACGACGACGACGAGATGGAGGAGGCATACGAAGAAGGGGTCTTTCTTGGGTTCGAGATCGATCTCGACTACGAGTTCGACGCTGCGCGGTACTTTGACCTCGGCCGGGCGGAGACCCCGGCGGACTCTCGCGCAGCCGAGCTCTGGTTCGAGACCGCCGGGAGCTACCCTCCCTCCC CACTAGTAGTAAAAATGATCTCCAAAAAGTATGTCCCAGTGGAAAATGTAGATACCCATCCAAATCTTAAAGATTCAGAACGTGCTAATCCTATCAATGTTCAATTCGATGATGGAGTTGGCCCTGAGCTCCCAGTACTGTATGAAAATGATAAAG GATTGGAACATGGCTGTATGCTTGAAAGTGTTTCCAAAGTTAGTAGTAGATCTGTTACCAACGGCCCCTTCTCAAAAGGTTCAACTTTGATGAAGCCTACAGCAAGTCAATTGGCCAAGCAAAACCAACCACGTGTGAACAATGCCCGCCG GTATCGAAAACCAGCAGCAGTCAAAAGTAACAGAAATTTGGAAGATTCAAGCAGTTATCTGCATCAATCTGCCAAAAGGCAAAGACTAGAGAGAGGTCATCTATGCAAG ATACATAGTGCAAGGACACAACTTGATTTGGTTCACAAAGTTCCACAAAAG AAAATTGGGCCTACTGATTGCAGTACCAGGCTTCCAAGGTTGAAACTCACAATTCCAAAGGAACCTGAGCTGGAAACTGCAAGAAGGGCTCTCAAGTTTAGGGCTCAAAG GTCCAGCAATGCTAAACATTTACAAGAAGGGATGGTGCCAGCCGCATATACATTCAAAGCACGCCCTTTAAACCGAAAA ATTCTTGAGGCTCCTTCACTGCTCCTCACTCAGAAGAGCACTCCACGGATACCCAGTTTTAAA GAGTTCAACTTAAGAACCCGTGACAGAGCTATTCAACATTGCTCGGCTACGACATCATCACTG GGTGATGTGACAGAATCCAAAAGGTCAGAGCATCAGAATTCTTGTCCTTCAAAGCTACTAAA TGATGATAAGAATGCGGAGGACAGCAGAAACATGCATTCCATGGTCAATGCTCGACCCTTGAATAACAAG GAATTCAACTTCTCAACTACCAAAAGATGTCAGCAGCCTccattgacagaacttttcaacAAG CTCTCTTTAGCCTCGGATGGACAGCAGTCTACTGCTTCCCAGACAAGGCTTCCACTGCCCACTCATTTGGCTGCCAAG GAATCGAAAGAGAATTTGATAACTCCCGTACAAGAGTGA
- the LOC103704869 gene encoding protein TPX2-like isoform X2: MDDDDEMEEAYEEGVFLGFEIDLDYEFDAARYFDLGRAETPADSRAAELWFETAGSYPPSPLVVKMISKKYVPVENVDTHPNLKDSERANPINVQFDDGVGPELPVLYENDKGLEHGCMLESVSKVSSRSVTNGPFSKGSTLMKPTASQLAKQNQPRVNNARRYRKPAAVKSNRNLEDSSSYLHQSAKRQRLERGHLCKIHSARTQLDLVHKVPQKKIGPTDCSTRLPRLKLTIPKEPELETARRALKFRAQRSSNAKHLQEGMVPAAYTFKARPLNRKILEAPSLLLTQKSTPRIPSFKEFNLRTRDRAIQHCSATTSSLGDVTESKRSEHQNSCPSKLLNDDKNAEDSRNMHSMVNARPLNNKEFNFSTTKRCQQPPLTELFNKLSLASDGQQSTASQTRLPLPTHLAAKRI; this comes from the exons ATGGACGACGACGACGAGATGGAGGAGGCATACGAAGAAGGGGTCTTTCTTGGGTTCGAGATCGATCTCGACTACGAGTTCGACGCTGCGCGGTACTTTGACCTCGGCCGGGCGGAGACCCCGGCGGACTCTCGCGCAGCCGAGCTCTGGTTCGAGACCGCCGGGAGCTACCCTCCCTCCC CACTAGTAGTAAAAATGATCTCCAAAAAGTATGTCCCAGTGGAAAATGTAGATACCCATCCAAATCTTAAAGATTCAGAACGTGCTAATCCTATCAATGTTCAATTCGATGATGGAGTTGGCCCTGAGCTCCCAGTACTGTATGAAAATGATAAAG GATTGGAACATGGCTGTATGCTTGAAAGTGTTTCCAAAGTTAGTAGTAGATCTGTTACCAACGGCCCCTTCTCAAAAGGTTCAACTTTGATGAAGCCTACAGCAAGTCAATTGGCCAAGCAAAACCAACCACGTGTGAACAATGCCCGCCG GTATCGAAAACCAGCAGCAGTCAAAAGTAACAGAAATTTGGAAGATTCAAGCAGTTATCTGCATCAATCTGCCAAAAGGCAAAGACTAGAGAGAGGTCATCTATGCAAG ATACATAGTGCAAGGACACAACTTGATTTGGTTCACAAAGTTCCACAAAAG AAAATTGGGCCTACTGATTGCAGTACCAGGCTTCCAAGGTTGAAACTCACAATTCCAAAGGAACCTGAGCTGGAAACTGCAAGAAGGGCTCTCAAGTTTAGGGCTCAAAG GTCCAGCAATGCTAAACATTTACAAGAAGGGATGGTGCCAGCCGCATATACATTCAAAGCACGCCCTTTAAACCGAAAA ATTCTTGAGGCTCCTTCACTGCTCCTCACTCAGAAGAGCACTCCACGGATACCCAGTTTTAAA GAGTTCAACTTAAGAACCCGTGACAGAGCTATTCAACATTGCTCGGCTACGACATCATCACTG GGTGATGTGACAGAATCCAAAAGGTCAGAGCATCAGAATTCTTGTCCTTCAAAGCTACTAAA TGATGATAAGAATGCGGAGGACAGCAGAAACATGCATTCCATGGTCAATGCTCGACCCTTGAATAACAAG GAATTCAACTTCTCAACTACCAAAAGATGTCAGCAGCCTccattgacagaacttttcaacAAG CTCTCTTTAGCCTCGGATGGACAGCAGTCTACTGCTTCCCAGACAAGGCTTCCACTGCCCACTCATTTGGCTGCCAAG AGAATTTGA